The Flavobacterium sp. 123 genome contains a region encoding:
- a CDS encoding RNA methyltransferase: MIDIDYLNFLENILTDNRKEKFLKVLQNRTNHFTIAVEDVFQMHNTSAVMRSCEVFGIQELNIIEQRYGKSIDKEIAMGAQKWVDINTFDSVTNCIETLKGKGYQIIATTPHENDCLMDDFDISKPSALFFGTERDGLSEEILQKADGFLKIPMVGFTESLNISVSAAIIIQNLTNRLRNSNIDWHLSDDEILAKRLAWAKNSIKDIKRIEARYFLENNK; the protein is encoded by the coding sequence ATGATTGACATCGATTACCTTAATTTTCTAGAAAATATATTGACTGATAACCGCAAAGAAAAATTTTTGAAGGTATTACAAAACAGAACCAATCATTTTACAATAGCGGTTGAAGATGTTTTTCAAATGCATAATACAAGTGCTGTTATGCGCAGTTGTGAAGTTTTTGGAATACAGGAATTAAACATAATTGAGCAGCGTTATGGAAAGAGTATTGATAAGGAAATTGCTATGGGTGCTCAGAAATGGGTGGATATTAATACTTTCGATAGTGTTACAAATTGTATTGAAACTCTTAAAGGAAAAGGTTATCAAATTATTGCTACAACACCGCATGAAAATGATTGTTTGATGGATGATTTTGATATTTCGAAACCAAGCGCACTATTTTTTGGTACAGAACGCGATGGTTTATCAGAAGAAATTCTACAAAAAGCAGATGGTTTTCTTAAAATTCCGATGGTAGGTTTTACCGAAAGCCTTAATATATCTGTTTCTGCAGCTATTATTATTCAGAATTTAACGAATCGATTACGCAATTCAAATATTGATTGGCATTTATCAGATGATGAAATTTTAGCAAAACGTTTGGCTTGGGCAAAAAACTCTATTAAAGACATTAAAAGAATTGAAGCTCGTTATTTTTTAGAAAACAATAAGTAG
- the pafA gene encoding alkaline phosphatase PafA, whose protein sequence is MKKIMLFLVLCIVVNARAQQRPKLVVGIVVDQMKMEYLYRFSNDFSQNGFKRLMDNGYTFHNMNYNYVPTYTAPGHASIYTGTTPSTHGIVGNEWFNRTLGKDMYCTDDASVQTLGDGTEKEGAMSPKNLLTTTITDELRMATNFKGKVIGMSIKDRGAILPAGHFANWAFWYSKTGAFISSTFYGSKLPDWVTQFNEEKKYMDYINKGWSLLKPLSSYNESLPDDNPYEGKIDKSTGPVFPYDLSKIYKEKGGDALRTTPFGNDFLADFAMKAIEKEELGKDEITDFLTVSFSSTDYVGHTFGPRSMELQDTYLRLDQTIANFLTYLDKTVGKDNYLLFLTADHAGAENANYLKDNKYNVKNVPSKDIVEALKKYSVDNFGVDLVLDYSNFNLFFNKGIIKERGLELSTIKQSFKDFLMTQEQVKRVYTEEEILASSGDDYFLSFIARGYDPKQNGDIVILDKAGFMEYYATGTTHGTPNSYDTHVPLLFYGWHVPKGELHAKKYITQIAPTLSQMLKIPFTNGTEAEVLETILDKK, encoded by the coding sequence ATGAAAAAAATAATGTTGTTTTTGGTTTTATGTATTGTTGTAAATGCTCGTGCGCAGCAACGTCCTAAATTAGTAGTTGGAATTGTAGTTGATCAAATGAAAATGGAGTATTTATACCGTTTTTCAAATGATTTTTCTCAAAATGGATTTAAGAGATTAATGGATAATGGGTACACTTTTCATAATATGAATTATAACTATGTGCCTACATATACTGCTCCAGGACATGCTTCTATTTATACCGGAACGACACCGTCTACTCACGGAATTGTAGGGAATGAGTGGTTTAATAGAACACTAGGAAAAGACATGTATTGTACAGATGATGCTTCCGTACAAACACTGGGTGATGGTACGGAAAAAGAAGGTGCAATGTCTCCCAAAAATTTGTTGACAACGACGATTACTGATGAATTGCGTATGGCAACTAACTTTAAAGGTAAAGTAATTGGTATGAGTATAAAAGATCGTGGCGCTATTTTACCAGCGGGACATTTTGCTAATTGGGCTTTTTGGTATAGTAAAACGGGTGCTTTTATCTCTAGTACTTTTTATGGCTCAAAATTACCAGATTGGGTTACTCAATTTAATGAAGAAAAAAAATATATGGATTACATCAATAAAGGATGGAGTTTATTAAAACCTTTGTCTTCTTATAATGAAAGTCTTCCTGATGACAATCCTTACGAAGGAAAAATTGATAAATCAACAGGTCCAGTATTTCCATACGATTTAAGTAAAATATATAAAGAAAAAGGAGGGGATGCTTTGCGTACAACTCCTTTTGGGAATGATTTCTTAGCTGATTTTGCCATGAAAGCTATTGAAAAAGAAGAACTTGGTAAAGATGAAATTACAGATTTTTTGACCGTAAGCTTCTCTTCTACAGATTATGTGGGGCATACTTTTGGCCCTCGTTCTATGGAGTTGCAAGACACTTATTTGAGACTTGATCAAACAATTGCTAATTTCTTAACCTATTTAGATAAAACGGTAGGAAAAGATAATTACTTACTTTTTTTAACAGCAGATCATGCTGGAGCTGAAAACGCAAACTATTTAAAAGATAATAAATATAATGTCAAAAATGTCCCTTCGAAAGATATAGTTGAAGCCCTAAAAAAATATTCTGTAGATAATTTTGGCGTTGATTTGGTTTTAGATTATTCGAATTTCAATCTTTTTTTTAATAAAGGAATTATTAAAGAGAGGGGGTTAGAGTTATCTACAATTAAACAAAGTTTCAAAGACTTTTTGATGACGCAAGAGCAAGTTAAACGTGTTTATACTGAAGAGGAAATCTTAGCATCTTCTGGAGATGATTATTTTTTGAGTTTTATTGCTAGAGGATATGACCCAAAGCAAAATGGTGATATCGTTATTCTAGATAAGGCTGGATTTATGGAATATTATGCTACGGGAACTACTCATGGAACGCCAAATAGCTATGATACACATGTTCCTTTGCTTTTTTACGGTTGGCATGTTCCCAAAGGGGAATTGCACGCAAAAAAATACATTACGCAAATAGCACCTACACTTTCACAAATGCTGAAAATTCCGTTTACGAATGGAACTGAAGCAGAGGTCTTAGAAACTATTTTGGATAAGAAATGA